TTCAACTGCTTAAAGGAATCTTTGTTATTCTTGTCGTACAAGGATTAAGTGGTTTGATTGGGTTAGATACATTAAGCTGGATGATGGAACAAGCTCTTACATGGGGATTCCTTGCAATTATCATAATCTTTCAGCCAGAATTTCGTAGAGGTCTTGAACAAATAGGTCGAGGGCGATTTTTCTCTCGAGTTAGTCTGCAAGAGGAAGAAGAAGAGCGTCGAATGATTGAGCATATTACGAAAGCTGTAAGCTATATGGCGAAGCGAAGAATTGGTGCGCTCATTACGATTGAGAATGAAACGGGCATGAGTGATTATATTGAAACGGGTATTCCGCTACAATCTCAAATTTCTTCAGAGCTCTTAATCAATATTTTTATCCCAAATACACCGTTACATGACGGAGCAGTCATATTACAAAAAAATCAGATTGCAGCAGCAGCCTGTTATTTACCTTTATCAGAAAGCCCGTTCATTTCCAAGGAGCTAGGTACACGTCATCGAGCAGCGCTTGGAATTAGTGAGGTGACGGATAGTGTAACGATTGTAGTATCTGAGGAGACAGGAAGCATTTCAGTGACTAAAAACAGCGAGTTACACCGAGAGCTGGCGATAGAAGATTTTAAAACTTTGCTAGAAAAGGA
The DNA window shown above is from Bacillus spongiae and carries:
- the cdaA gene encoding diadenylate cyclase CdaA, translated to MPFDDFLSELTVLNSVTKMIDILLVWFVIYKLIMLIRGTKAVQLLKGIFVILVVQGLSGLIGLDTLSWMMEQALTWGFLAIIIIFQPEFRRGLEQIGRGRFFSRVSLQEEEEERRMIEHITKAVSYMAKRRIGALITIENETGMSDYIETGIPLQSQISSELLINIFIPNTPLHDGAVILQKNQIAAAACYLPLSESPFISKELGTRHRAALGISEVTDSVTIVVSEETGSISVTKNSELHRELAIEDFKTLLEKELIINKQKVTSSAKWVWRGKKANG